From Apium graveolens cultivar Ventura chromosome 9, ASM990537v1, whole genome shotgun sequence, the proteins below share one genomic window:
- the LOC141685615 gene encoding uncharacterized protein LOC141685615, producing MAAIMKTNPGTITEFDDVPHAKERGTSVCKRIFGSLKAMMDGCQHARPVISIDGTFLKGRYRGKLLIAIGVDSNNHPFPLCYGLVDEETYENWSWFLQRLRRHVCRQRTGVCIISDRAASIISALRDPQNGFAEPLGIHRFCLLHVRSNFYSHHPGGELKKLMWKAGRTTQVSKHDAYMSRIGEISPTALQYLATIPVERWTLSHDSGVRYGQTTTNMLEVFNGNIRRARFLPVTAMMEYLFYKVVTIVDKYRNIVDDGLQEGQQLCAHSAAMLAKIRRKATGHTVITFHRLRGIMKILTHQYTTAKGMVKGGKTQVVNLNDRTCTCGKWATYHMLCSHAMAGCITHGLSWEHFIEHFHKNQTMQDLYRPIIYPLEPTEY from the coding sequence ATGGCAGCCATTATGAAGACAAATCCTGGAACCATTACTGAGTTCGATGATGTCCCTCATGCTAAGGAGCGGGGCACGTCCGTCTGCAAGCGGATTTTTGGGTCTTTAAAGGCAATGATGGACGGGTGCCAACATGCACGTCCTGTGATTTCAATAGATGGGACATTCTTGAAAGGAAGATATAGGGGCAAGCTGCTTATTGCTATAGGTGTTGATTCGAACAACCACCCGTTCCCTCTCTGTTATGGCTTGGTTGATGAGGAGACGTACGAGAACTGGTCTTGGTTTTTGCAGCGTCTTCGAAGACATGTCTGCCGGCAACGGACCGGCGTCTGCATCATTTCTGACCGTGCTGCCAGCATTATCTCTGCCCTACGAGACCCTCAAAATGGTTTTGCTGAGCCACTCGGCATCCATAGGTTTTGTCTCCTCCATGTAAGAAGTAACTTTTACAGTCATCACCCGGGTGGTGAACTAAAAAAATTAATGTGGAAAGCTGGAAGAACCACACAAGTCTCAAAGCACGACGCATATATGTCAAGGATTGGTGAAATTTCCCCCACCGCCCTACAATATCTTGCTACAATACCCGTGGAGAGGTGGACACTTTCCCACGATAGTGGTGTTCGCTACGGTCAAACAACCACAAACATGCTTGAGGTCTTCAATGGCAACATAAGGAGGGCTCGTTTTCTTCCAGTAACAGCAATGATGGAGTACCTCTTCTACAAGGTGGTCACAATTGTAGATAAATATCGAAACATAGTGGATGACGGTCTACAAGAGGGGCAACAGTTATGTGCACATTCCGCCGCTATGTTAGCAAAAATTCGGAGGAAGGCAACAGGACATACAGTTATTACTTTCCATCGTCTCCGCGGGATTATGAAAATACTAACACATCAGTACACAACTGCTAAGGGGATGGTAAAGGGAGGTAAAACCCAGGTTGTCAACCTCAATGACCGTACGTGCACCTGTGGAAAATGGGCGACCTATCACATGTTGTGCTCCCATGCAATGGCGGGTTGTATAACACATGGATTGAGTTGGGAGCATTTCATCGAACATTTCCATAAGAACCAAACAATGCAGGACTTGTACAGGCCAATAATTTATCCGTTGGAACCAACTGAATACTGA